The DNA region GGCCGGTCCACGGACCCGTCTCCAGCGAGGTCGCCAGATTGCCGCGCCATTCCGGCGTGCCGATGGTGCCGGCGTAGTCGACAGTGGGCGAATCGGGGGTGACCTGTTCCTTCTGCTCGAGCAGATGGGTGACCGTGGCCGTGACGTTCAGGCTGGCACCATTGAGGAAGTCGCCAAGATCCGTGCGGAAGCGGCTGTTGAAGTCAAACCCGCGCGAGGTCAGCTTGCCGATATTGATAAAGGCCGCATCGACGTTGGTGATGACCGCCGTGGCCGGATCACCCGAAGCACGCCGAATGCGCTCGCAGTTGGGGTCGGCCAGATCCGGGGCACCGCCATAGCACTGACTCAGGATCGCTGACGGGCTGCTTTCACGCAGGGTGTCATTGATCTCGATATCAAAGTAAGTGGCCGAGAACTGCCAGTCATACCGGGTCGACCAAGGCTGCGAGAAGACCAGCCCAAGAGTGAACGAGTCCGAAGTTTCGGCATTGGCATCCGGGTTGCCACCCGTGGTGGTCGGAATACCGGTGGTGGCCAAAAGGCCCAGCTGGGTCGGGTCCACGCCATCGGCAACACAGTTGGCCAGCAACTCGCTAGTCCGGTTGTCCAGCGCCGGATCGTAGTTGCCATCACTGTCGCGGGCATCGTTTGGCACACGGCACGGGTCAAGCGTACCGGCAATGGTACCGGCCTGACCGGCCAGGAACTGCTCTCGCAGGTTGGGGGCGCGGAAGGTGGTGCCGTAAGTGCTGCGGAAGCGCAAGCTGTCTGTCGGCTGATAGTCGGCCTTGATGCTGTAGGTGAACTCCGAGCCGAAGTTCTCTTCGGAGGTGTAACGACCCGACAGGTTGAGGGCGAAGGTATCGTGCAGCGGAATTTCGGTTTCTGCGAACATTTCCCACAGCGAAGTCCTGCCGATGGTATCCCCTTCCACATCCGGCACTTCGGATGAAGCAAGGCCCTGGCCGCGCACGACATCCGTTTCCGAGGCAATGCGCTGTTCACGGAACTCGGCACCCAGCACAAGACCGACCGTGCCGGTGGGGATATCGAACAGGTCACCGGTCACAACGGCCGAGGCCATGGACTGCTCAAGCTTGGTCTGGGTGATCGAATTGCCGAACAGGAAATCGGCTTCTTCCTGTGTCGCAAACGTGCCGTCACCGCCGGCTGCGGTAAACAGTGTAGGCGAGAAGAAGTTGGCCACGACACAGCCCGGCGAGTTCGGGAAGCCGAAGTTCAGGGTATCGTCATCGCGGATACCACAGACGAGTTCGCCATCGGCATCCATGCGCATGGTGTAAATGGACTCACGCAGGTGCGGATCGATCATGACACGCTGCTTGGAGGTACCAAAGCTGCGATCGTAGGATACCCAGGCGTCATAAACCCAGTTACGCTCACCCAGCCCGCCGAAGTCCAGGTCGCCTTCCATGCCGCCGACGAAACGGAAGTTGGAGACCTCCGAACCGCGACGCTGGTCCAGGTCCTGGATGCGCAGTACCGGCAGGGCGTCCTCTCCGAACGGATTGAGCGGATTCTCGACCAGGACTGGAGCTCCGGACTCATCAACTATGATGTTGCCGTTCTCGTCCTCCTGGGGAATGAATCCCGGAATACCCGGAAACACCTGCTCGCGAGGAAACACACCTTCGGAGTTGCGTGATGCGTAGGAGGCTTCGAAATACAGCGTGTCGCGACTAAAAAGGTCGACATCCTGATGACCGGTCGTGAAGATATTGAAACGCTCCAGCTCTTCAAGGAGGTTGCCTTCGCGCTCGGAAAGCTGCAAGGTGTATTCATCGGTGGTGCGGAAGTTAATGCCTTCGTCGAGCAGATCGCCACCGGTAATCCAGTTGT from Wenzhouxiangella sp. AB-CW3 includes:
- a CDS encoding TonB-dependent receptor plug domain-containing protein, translated to MKHKTLYTLVASSLALAGGALMPASPTWAQVDEAVAEQDDEHETEDRVVVTGSRLRRDEYTSISPLQVIDAGEARQLGLVDAGSIISDATVVSGEQLDGSVTAGSPTAAVEGISSTGLGGQAVALRGLGAERTLLMVNGRRLAPAGVRGAPVAPDLNLIPGSLIERVEVLTDGASSIYGADAVAGVANVILRSDMDGLELTAFGTAPERSGGDITQIGLVGGSSNDRGNFTVALEYFDRSSVIVGNRPNYNDCLRSHQIGDDGNVYSACRDNRPANSAFVGSAGGFVFYAPGMNSPGLPDNWITGGDLLDEGINFRTTDEYTLQLSEREGNLLEELERFNIFTTGHQDVDLFSRDTLYFEASYASRNSEGVFPREQVFPGIPGFIPQEDENGNIIVDESGAPVLVENPLNPFGEDALPVLRIQDLDQRRGSEVSNFRFVGGMEGDLDFGGLGERNWVYDAWVSYDRSFGTSKQRVMIDPHLRESIYTMRMDADGELVCGIRDDDTLNFGFPNSPGCVVANFFSPTLFTAAGGDGTFATQEEADFLFGNSITQTKLEQSMASAVVTGDLFDIPTGTVGLVLGAEFREQRIASETDVVRGQGLASSEVPDVEGDTIGRTSLWEMFAETEIPLHDTFALNLSGRYTSEENFGSEFTYSIKADYQPTDSLRFRSTYGTTFRAPNLREQFLAGQAGTIAGTLDPCRVPNDARDSDGNYDPALDNRTSELLANCVADGVDPTQLGLLATTGIPTTTGGNPDANAETSDSFTLGLVFSQPWSTRYDWQFSATYFDIEINDTLRESSPSAILSQCYGGAPDLADPNCERIRRASGDPATAVITNVDAAFINIGKLTSRGFDFNSRFRTDLGDFLNGASLNVTATVTHLLEQKEQVTPDSPTVDYAGTIGTPEWRGNLATSLETGPWTGLWRMRYIGGGQQLDTPDFADPSPANACGILGAPDGVRCREIDFIGSYIQHDLSVSYDRDDWTMTLGVVNVLDKAPPLIGQGTGPARMNIVVQSGHDLIGRRAFLSLSKRF